A section of the Puniceicoccus vermicola genome encodes:
- a CDS encoding ISL3 family transposase: LPWHTVKRIDKARLVRELPEVDYGSLRTLVMDEFALHKGHRYASVVADADTRQVLWIGEGRSRESIRPFFESLGEHCDQIEAVAMDQNSAFDLEVKMHCPNAEVVYDLFHVVAKYGREVIDRVRVDQANELRQNKSARRAVKRSRWLLLKNKDNLNEEELVRLEELMNANQSLAQVYVLKEQLKELWRSSSIWGAFKRWRTWWRMCRESKIKPLLAFADKLRPYLRGIIASAKYPLNTSVLEGMNNKIKVIKRTAYGFRDTEYFFLKIKHAFPGK; encoded by the coding sequence TTGCCTTGGCACACCGTCAAACGCATTGACAAAGCTAGGTTGGTTCGGGAGTTGCCTGAAGTCGATTACGGTTCGCTCAGAACTCTGGTCATGGATGAGTTCGCATTGCACAAGGGGCACCGCTACGCCTCCGTCGTAGCCGATGCGGACACTCGGCAAGTGCTTTGGATCGGTGAAGGGCGCAGTCGCGAATCCATACGCCCCTTCTTTGAATCACTGGGCGAACACTGCGATCAAATCGAAGCGGTCGCGATGGATCAGAACAGCGCCTTTGACCTGGAGGTGAAGATGCACTGCCCGAATGCGGAAGTCGTCTACGACCTTTTTCATGTCGTTGCCAAATACGGCCGTGAAGTCATCGACCGAGTCCGCGTGGATCAGGCCAATGAACTAAGGCAGAACAAGTCGGCTCGCAGAGCGGTCAAACGTAGCCGATGGTTACTTCTAAAGAACAAGGACAACCTCAATGAAGAAGAACTTGTCAGGCTCGAAGAGCTGATGAATGCCAACCAATCCTTGGCTCAAGTCTACGTCCTGAAAGAACAGCTCAAAGAACTATGGCGAAGCTCAAGCATCTGGGGCGCCTTCAAACGCTGGCGCACATGGTGGAGGATGTGCCGTGAGTCCAAAATCAAACCCCTGCTCGCCTTCGCTGATAAACTCAGACCCTACCTCCGTGGAATCATAGCCTCAGCCAAATACCCACTCAACACCAGCGTGCTCGAGGGCATGAACAACAAGATCAAGGTCATCAAAAGAACCGCTTATGGCTTCAGGGATACGGAATACTTCTTCCTCAAGATTAAGCATGCTTTCCCC